A genome region from Megalobrama amblycephala isolate DHTTF-2021 linkage group LG18, ASM1881202v1, whole genome shotgun sequence includes the following:
- the ddx10 gene encoding probable ATP-dependent RNA helicase DDX10, with protein sequence MRVKKNKEKKKITDDPVRDFEKWKKKYDKTKTRVKRAQKPTNKKRGWEAERENIQRLVDRYSQINAKEVVKFSDFPLSRNTVKGLLDCRYRQPTEIQRQTIGFALQGKDVLGAAKTGSGKTLAFLIPVLECLYREQWTAMDGLGALIISPTRELAYQTFEVLRKVGRKHEFSAGLVIGGKDLKDESEKIHRTNIIICTPGRLLQHMDENATFHASNLHILVLDEADRILDMGFADTLNAIVENLPKTRQTLLFSATQTKSVKDLARLSLKNPEYVWVHEQAKFSTPATLEQNYVVCELHQKVNMLFSFLRSHLQKKIIVFFACCKEVQYLFRVFCRLRPGISVLALHGKQQQMKRVEVYNDFVRKTSAVLFATDIAARGLDFPAVNWVLQFDCPEDANTYIHRVGRTARYKEGGEALLVLLPSEEKGMIEQLQEKKVPINKIQVNPEKLVSVQEKLEAFLAQEIDQKERAKRCFMSYLRSVYLMKNRDVFDVFQLKLPEYAMSLGLAVAPRVRFLIKAQQQKSEAAQDDSGTAEHEPEDELESFKAKLKGRQPESQSSQSEEEDDEEEEGDDDDDDDEEEEKETLKPAALLSGFNEEEDDDNLDLLTVKRKDVFNISEESEDDEGTDANAKNKKLKETKIKGAKKIVKRNLKVNTKKVFTEEGEEVQQWPPLQRTVVPDEEDDEEVSGINVEAAKERLRKEDQAFDKIEYRRKIQEKHREKRLKEKAARREANQKQKEEKNKPAAAADSDEDEDDDDEEEVVAYLSGAEDFDPSTLPDPDKVRDSEASSEEDGDSSDHGGKKRSFSSDSSEDDDSDDEVQQTQVGRKKPRKESTVTPLDTGLSLAEDEELVLHLLGNRS encoded by the exons ATGCgggttaaaaagaacaaagagaagaaaaagataACCGATGACCCTGTAAGGGATTTTGAGAAATGGAAAAAGAAGTACGATAAAACGAAAACCCGGGTCAAACGAGCTCAAAAGCCCACTAATAAGAAACGCGGCTGGGAGGCGGAGAGAGAAAACATACAGAGACTGGTGGATAGATACTCGCAG ATCAATGCCAAAGAGGTTGTGAAGTTCTCTGATTTTCCACTCTCAAGAAATACTGTAAAAG GTCTTCTTGACTGTCGGTACCGGCAGCCCACAGAGATTCAGAGGCAGACTATTGGCTTTGCTTTGCAAGGTAAAGATGTTCTTGGTGCTGCAAAGACGGGCTCTGGAAAGACTTTGGCCTTCCTCATCCCG GTTTTGGAGTGCTTGTATCGTGAACAGTGGACTGCGATGGACGGCCTCGGCGCTCTCATCATCTCTCCCACTCGAGAGCTGGCCTATCAGACCTTTGAGGTGTTGAGGAAGGTCGGCAGGAAGCATGAATTTTCTGCCGGCCTTGTAATTGGTGGAAAG GATCTGAAAGATGAATCGGAGAAGATCCATCGTACAAATATCATTATCTGCACCCCAGGACGTCTGCTGCAGCACATGGACGAGAATGCCACATTTCATGCTTCAAATCTGCACATTCTTG TACTTGATGAAGCCGACAGGATTCTAGACATGGGTTTTGCTGACACACTCAATGCCATTGTCGAAAACCTCCCGAAAACACGACAGACCCTTCTCTTCTCCGCCACTCAGACCAAGTCTGTCAAAGATCTGGCCAGACTGAGCCTGAAGAACCCAGAGTATGTGTGGGTCCATGAGCAGGCCAAGTTCAG cACTCCTGCAACTCTGGAACAGAACTATGTGGTGTGTGAACTGCACCAGAAAGTCAATATGCTCTTCTCATTTTTGAGGAGTCACCTTCAGAAGAAGATCATAGTCTTCTTTGCCTGCTGCAAAGAG GTTCAGTATCTTTTCCGGGTCTTCTGCCGGTTGCGTCCTGGTATCTCCGTTCTTGCTTTGCATGGGAAACAGCAGCAGATGAAGAGGGTggaagtttacaatgactttgtCCGCAAGACCTCTGCAGTACTTTTTGCCACAGATATCGCTGCCAGAGGACTTG ACTTCCCTGCAGTGAACTGGGTGCTGCAGTTCGACTGTCCTGAAGATGCGAACACATACATTCACAGAGTTGGCAGAACAGCCAG GTATAAGGAGGGAGGTGAAGCGCTTCTGGTCCTGTTGCCCTCGGAGGAAAAGGGCATGATTGAACAGCTTCAAGAGAAAAAAGTTCCCATTAACAAAATCCA GGTGAATCCAGAGAAGTTGGTGTCGGTTCAGGAGAAGCTGGAGGCCTTTCTGGCACAGGAAATAGACCAGAAGGAGCGGGCAAAGAGG TGTTTCATGTCCTACCTCCGCTCAGTCTATCTGATGAAGAACAGAGATGTCTTTGATGTTTTCCAGCTCAAACTCCCAGAATATGCCAT GTCACTGGGTTTGGCAGTGGCGCCACGGGTCAGGTTCCTCATTAAGGCCCAGCAGCAAAAGAGTGAAGCGGCGCAGGATGACAGCGGTACTGCAGAACACGAACCTGAAGATGAGCTGGAGAGTTTCAAAGCCAAGCTCAAAGGACGGCAACCTGAGTCTCAGTCCTCACAGTCTGAGGAAGAAGACGATGAAGAGGAGGAGggggatgatgatgatgatgatgatgaagaagaagaGAAGGAGACATTAAAGCCTGCAGCTCTGCTATCTGGCTTTAATGAAGAGGAGGATGATGACAATCTGGACCTTCTGACTGTCAAACGTAAAGATGTGTTCAATATCAGTGAAGAGAGCGAAGACGATGAG gGTACAGATGCTAATGCCAAGAATAAGAAACTAAAAGAGACCAAAATCAAAGGTGCAAAGAAAATAGTGAAAAGAAACTTAAAGGTCAACACTAAGAAGGTCTTCACTGAGGAGGGAGAG GAGGTACAGCAGTGGCCTCCGCTGCAGAGGACCGTGGTACCAGATGAAGAGGACGACGAAGAGGTGTCTGGCATTAACGTGGAAGCAGCCAAAGAGCGACTCCGCAAAGAAGACCAGGCATTTGACAAGATCGAGTACCGTCGTAAAATCCAGGAGAAACACAGG GAGAAAAGGCTGAAAGAGAAAGCAGCTCGGAGGGAAGCGAACCAAAAGCAGAAAGAG GAGAAAAACAaacctgctgctgctgctgatagtgatgaagatgaggatgatgatgatgaggaggagGTGGTAGCGTATCTGTCAGGTGCTGAAGATTTTGACCCCAGCACCCTTCCTGACCCTGACAAAGTGCGCGACTCTGAGGCCTCCTCCGAGGAAGATGG